The following proteins are encoded in a genomic region of Actinomadura sp. NAK00032:
- a CDS encoding dolichyl-phosphate-mannose--protein mannosyltransferase, which translates to MATTDTAPAPVTASRSRTSPLRDWLAPAIPGSALLSWLGPLLVTALAGYLRFDRLGSPKAVVFDETYYAKDALALLKFGWEHNTVENADKMLIADPDAHIWGNGPAFVAHPPFGKWMIAIGEWMFGATPFGWRFMPALVGTLSVLILCRVARRMTGSTLLGCAAGLLLALDGLAFVTSRAALLDVFVMFWVLAGFACLVNDRDRSRRVLAERIDRGETSVYGPWLAHGWRWGAGVCLGLACATKWTGVFYVAAFGLMVVLWDYGARRAAGVRAPFTGTLLLEAVPAFVQLVVVGLVTYLATWWGWIFKPGGWGRGEVSGSPLWRPFEAMPNLWDYHSQILGFHTGLDAKHPYQSWPWDWPILRRPVAFFYTEPKGGGCGAARCSREILGIGTPALWWGALVALVVVVFLWLLLRDWRAGAILLGFLAGWATWFPSAFADRTMFLFYATPVIPFMVLAVVLVLGYLIGPAPAWARGAHAARPGEAADSVPDVPAGPYEEGAYGDGAYGEGGAYAPAPVQAAGVRRLVGAAAAGAFLLVVLANFAYFHPILSAQTIPYDDWHERIWFQSWV; encoded by the coding sequence ATGGCGACGACGGATACGGCCCCCGCTCCTGTCACCGCGTCCCGGAGCCGGACGTCCCCGCTGCGGGACTGGCTCGCGCCCGCGATCCCGGGCAGCGCGCTGCTGTCCTGGCTGGGCCCGCTGCTGGTGACGGCGCTCGCCGGGTACCTGCGCTTCGACCGGCTGGGGTCGCCGAAGGCGGTGGTCTTCGACGAGACCTACTACGCCAAGGACGCGCTCGCCCTGCTGAAGTTCGGCTGGGAGCACAACACCGTCGAGAACGCCGACAAGATGCTGATCGCCGACCCGGACGCGCACATCTGGGGGAACGGGCCGGCGTTCGTCGCGCATCCGCCGTTCGGCAAGTGGATGATCGCCATCGGCGAGTGGATGTTCGGCGCGACGCCGTTCGGCTGGCGGTTCATGCCCGCGCTGGTCGGGACGCTGTCGGTGCTGATCCTGTGCCGGGTCGCCCGCCGGATGACCGGGTCGACGCTGCTCGGCTGCGCCGCCGGGCTGCTGCTCGCGCTGGACGGGCTCGCGTTCGTAACCAGCCGGGCCGCGCTGCTGGACGTCTTCGTGATGTTCTGGGTCCTCGCCGGGTTCGCGTGCCTGGTCAACGACCGGGACCGGTCCCGCCGCGTCCTCGCCGAGCGGATCGACCGGGGCGAGACCTCGGTGTACGGGCCGTGGCTCGCGCACGGGTGGCGGTGGGGCGCCGGGGTCTGCCTCGGCCTGGCCTGCGCCACCAAGTGGACGGGCGTCTTCTACGTCGCCGCGTTCGGGCTGATGGTCGTCCTGTGGGACTACGGCGCCCGCCGCGCGGCCGGGGTGCGCGCCCCGTTCACCGGGACGCTGCTGCTGGAGGCCGTCCCCGCGTTCGTGCAGCTCGTCGTGGTGGGGCTGGTGACCTACCTGGCGACCTGGTGGGGGTGGATCTTCAAGCCGGGCGGCTGGGGCCGCGGCGAGGTGTCCGGGAGTCCGCTGTGGCGGCCGTTCGAGGCGATGCCGAACCTGTGGGACTACCACTCGCAGATCCTCGGCTTCCACACCGGGCTGGACGCCAAGCACCCGTACCAGTCGTGGCCCTGGGACTGGCCGATCCTGCGGCGCCCGGTCGCGTTCTTCTACACCGAGCCGAAGGGCGGCGGCTGCGGCGCGGCGCGCTGCTCGCGGGAGATCCTCGGGATCGGGACGCCCGCGCTGTGGTGGGGCGCGCTGGTCGCGCTGGTCGTCGTCGTGTTCCTCTGGCTGCTCCTGCGGGACTGGCGGGCGGGCGCGATCCTGCTGGGCTTCCTCGCCGGCTGGGCGACCTGGTTCCCGTCGGCGTTCGCGGACCGGACGATGTTCCTGTTCTACGCGACGCCCGTGATCCCGTTCATGGTGCTGGCGGTGGTGCTGGTGCTCGGCTACCTGATCGGCCCGGCGCCCGCCTGGGCGAGGGGCGCGCACGCGGCGCGTCCCGGTGAGGCCGCTGACTCCGTTCCCGACGTCCCCGCCGGCCCTTACGAGGAGGGCGCCTACGGGGACGGTGCCTACGGGGAGGGCGGGGCGTACGCGCCCGCCCCGGTCCAGGCGGCGGGGGTGCGGCGGCTGGTCGGCGCCGCCGCCGCGGGCGCGTTCCTGCTGGTGGTGCTGGCGAACTTCGCGTACTTCCACCCGATCCTGTCGGCGCAGACCATCCCGTACGACGACTGGCACGAGCGGATCTGGTTCCAGTCCTGGGTGTGA
- the rsmI gene encoding 16S rRNA (cytidine(1402)-2'-O)-methyltransferase yields the protein MIRVTGTLLLAAAPIGRAEDASARLRAALAAAPVIAAEDTRRLRRLVGDLGVRTTGRVVSYNDLNERARAEGLVEELLAGRDVLVITDAGMPGVSDPGYRLVRAAVAAQVPVSVLPGPSAVTTALAVSGLPSDRFCFEGFPPRKPGERARRFGALAEEPRTMVFFESPRRLADTLAAMAGAFGADRPAAVCRELTKTYEEIRRGTLGDLAGWAADGVLGEITLVVGGAPEPSGLREPAELAAAVAAREEAGTPRKQAIAEVAKENGAPKRVVYDAVVKSRK from the coding sequence ATGATCCGCGTGACCGGGACCTTGCTGCTGGCGGCGGCGCCCATCGGGCGGGCCGAGGACGCGTCGGCGCGGCTGCGCGCGGCGCTCGCGGCCGCGCCGGTGATCGCGGCCGAGGACACCCGGCGGCTGCGCCGGCTGGTGGGCGACCTCGGCGTGCGGACCACCGGCCGCGTCGTGTCCTACAACGACCTGAACGAGCGGGCGCGGGCCGAGGGCCTGGTCGAGGAGCTGCTGGCCGGGCGGGACGTGCTGGTGATCACCGACGCGGGCATGCCCGGGGTGTCCGACCCCGGCTACCGGCTGGTGCGCGCGGCCGTCGCCGCGCAGGTGCCGGTCTCGGTGCTGCCGGGGCCGTCCGCCGTCACGACCGCGCTGGCCGTGTCGGGGCTGCCCAGCGACCGGTTCTGCTTCGAGGGCTTCCCGCCCCGCAAGCCGGGCGAGCGGGCCCGCCGGTTCGGCGCCCTGGCCGAGGAGCCCCGCACGATGGTCTTCTTCGAGTCGCCCCGCCGGCTGGCCGACACCCTCGCCGCGATGGCCGGCGCGTTCGGCGCGGACCGTCCCGCCGCGGTCTGCCGCGAGCTGACCAAGACCTACGAGGAGATCCGGCGCGGAACGCTCGGCGACCTGGCCGGCTGGGCCGCGGACGGGGTGCTCGGCGAGATCACGCTGGTGGTCGGGGGCGCGCCGGAGCCGTCCGGGCTGCGCGAACCGGCCGAACTGGCCGCGGCCGTCGCCGCCCGCGAGGAGGCCGGGACGCCCCGCAAGCAGGCGATCGCGGAGGTCGCGAAGGAGAACGGCGCCCCCAAGCGCGTCGTCTACGACGCCGTTGTGAAGTCCAGGAAGTAG
- a CDS encoding resuscitation-promoting factor, protein MRRTPLLPAVSVVVATALLASACGGGETAAPKSTAPVADAPKADTPTPRKVVVLVDGKPTETMTTGTTVQQVLAQAKIALGPHDLVKPAADEPPGEKISITRLLSEPKLKVVRTPAKTVRKNSSSVPPWSEKVLREGKDGIKIVKWAYVRRKGKKVPKVLAQKVKRKPVTRILAVGPKSAGTGSAARLNWAGLAKCESGGNPKAVNPAGYYGLYQFSMQTWTSVGGSGKPSDASAGEQTYRAQKLYNKVNGRWQGQWPNCGKFLFS, encoded by the coding sequence ATGCGCCGTACGCCCCTGCTCCCGGCCGTCTCCGTCGTCGTGGCGACGGCGCTGCTGGCCTCGGCGTGCGGCGGCGGCGAGACGGCCGCGCCGAAGAGCACCGCGCCGGTCGCGGACGCGCCGAAGGCCGACACGCCCACGCCGCGCAAGGTCGTCGTGCTGGTCGACGGCAAGCCGACCGAGACGATGACGACCGGCACCACCGTCCAGCAGGTGCTGGCGCAGGCGAAGATCGCGCTCGGCCCGCACGACCTGGTCAAGCCCGCCGCCGATGAGCCGCCGGGCGAGAAGATCTCGATCACCCGGCTGCTGTCGGAGCCGAAGCTCAAGGTCGTCCGGACGCCGGCCAAGACGGTCCGCAAGAACAGCTCGTCGGTGCCGCCGTGGAGCGAGAAGGTGCTGCGCGAGGGCAAGGACGGCATCAAGATCGTGAAGTGGGCGTACGTCCGGCGCAAGGGCAAGAAGGTCCCGAAGGTCCTCGCGCAGAAGGTGAAGCGCAAGCCGGTCACCCGGATCCTCGCGGTCGGCCCGAAGTCGGCCGGCACCGGCTCGGCGGCACGGCTGAACTGGGCGGGGCTCGCCAAGTGCGAGTCGGGCGGCAACCCCAAGGCGGTGAACCCGGCCGGGTACTACGGCCTCTACCAGTTCTCCATGCAGACCTGGACGTCCGTCGGCGGCTCGGGCAAGCCGTCGGACGCCAGCGCGGGCGAGCAGACCTACCGCGCGCAGAAGCTCTACAACAAGGTGAACGGCCGCTGGCAGGGCCAGTGGCCCAACTGCGGCAAGTTCCTGTTCTCCTGA
- the metG gene encoding methionine--tRNA ligase encodes MSSSSRHILTAPAWPYANGPRHIGHVSGFALPADMFSRYQRMAGNKVLMVSGTDEHGTPIQVQADKEGVTARELADRYSSVIAEDLHGLGMTYDLFTRTTTLNHYAVVQELFKGLYDNGYIFPTKTMGAISPSTGRTLPDRYIEGTCPICGYDGARGDQCDNCGNQLDPIDLINPVSRINGETPKFVETEHFMLDLPAFTEVLGRYLRGKQGQWRPNVLKFALNLLDDMQPRAISRDLDWGVPIPLDGWRDNPAKKLYVWFDAVVGYFSASVEWARRSGDPEAWRAWWQDPEALSYYFMGKDNIVFHAEIWPAMLLGYSGQGDKGGKPGSLGALNVPTEVVSSEFLTMEGKKFSSSRNVVIYVKDFLERYDVDALRYYVAVAGPENQDTDFTWSEFVRRNNDELVAAWGNLVNRSVNMAAKNFGAIPDAGDLTDADRALLERSRNAFGAVGAELGRSRFKSSITEALDVVRDANKYLSDQAPWKLKDDPERVKSILHTALQVVDDAKTLLTPFLPTSSQKVYEMLGGEGVWSGMPRLETVSEDGGPDYRVLTGDYATEARWESVPIKPGVPLAKPTPLFKKLDPSVVDEELARLENT; translated from the coding sequence ATGTCCTCGTCAAGCCGTCACATCTTGACCGCGCCCGCCTGGCCGTACGCCAACGGGCCCCGTCACATCGGGCACGTCTCCGGATTCGCGCTGCCCGCCGACATGTTCAGCCGCTACCAGCGGATGGCGGGCAACAAGGTCCTGATGGTCAGCGGCACCGACGAGCACGGCACGCCGATCCAGGTGCAGGCCGACAAGGAGGGCGTGACCGCCCGCGAGCTGGCCGACCGGTACAGCTCCGTGATCGCCGAGGACCTGCACGGCCTCGGCATGACCTACGACCTGTTCACCCGGACGACGACGCTGAACCACTACGCGGTCGTCCAGGAGCTCTTCAAGGGCCTGTACGACAACGGCTACATCTTCCCGACCAAGACGATGGGCGCGATCTCGCCGTCCACCGGCCGCACCCTCCCGGACCGCTACATCGAGGGCACCTGCCCGATCTGCGGGTACGACGGCGCGCGCGGCGACCAGTGCGACAACTGCGGCAACCAGCTCGACCCGATCGACCTGATCAACCCGGTGTCGCGGATCAACGGCGAGACGCCGAAGTTCGTGGAGACCGAGCACTTCATGCTCGACCTGCCCGCGTTCACCGAGGTCCTCGGCCGGTACCTGCGCGGCAAGCAGGGGCAGTGGCGGCCGAACGTGCTGAAGTTCGCGCTGAACCTGCTGGACGACATGCAGCCGCGCGCGATCAGCCGCGACCTCGACTGGGGCGTGCCGATCCCGCTGGACGGCTGGCGCGACAACCCGGCGAAGAAGCTGTACGTGTGGTTCGACGCGGTCGTCGGCTACTTCTCCGCGTCGGTGGAGTGGGCGCGGCGGTCCGGCGACCCCGAGGCGTGGCGCGCCTGGTGGCAGGACCCTGAGGCCCTGTCCTACTACTTCATGGGCAAGGACAACATCGTCTTCCACGCCGAGATCTGGCCGGCGATGCTGCTCGGCTACAGCGGCCAGGGCGACAAGGGCGGCAAGCCGGGCTCGCTGGGCGCGCTGAACGTGCCGACCGAGGTCGTGTCGTCGGAGTTCCTGACGATGGAGGGCAAGAAGTTCTCCTCGTCCCGCAATGTCGTCATCTATGTGAAGGACTTCCTGGAGCGCTACGACGTCGACGCGCTGCGCTACTACGTCGCGGTCGCGGGGCCCGAGAACCAGGACACCGACTTCACCTGGTCGGAGTTCGTCCGCCGCAACAACGACGAGCTGGTCGCCGCGTGGGGCAACCTCGTCAACCGGTCGGTGAACATGGCAGCGAAGAACTTCGGCGCGATCCCGGACGCGGGCGACCTCACCGACGCCGACCGGGCGCTGCTGGAGCGCAGTCGCAACGCCTTCGGCGCGGTCGGCGCCGAACTCGGCCGCTCCCGGTTCAAGAGCTCGATCACCGAGGCGCTCGACGTCGTCCGCGACGCCAACAAGTACCTGTCCGATCAGGCGCCCTGGAAGCTGAAGGACGACCCCGAGCGGGTCAAGTCGATCCTGCACACCGCGCTCCAGGTGGTCGACGACGCCAAGACGCTGCTGACGCCGTTCCTGCCGACCTCCTCGCAGAAGGTCTACGAGATGCTCGGCGGCGAGGGCGTGTGGAGCGGCATGCCGCGGCTGGAGACCGTGTCGGAGGACGGCGGCCCCGACTACCGCGTCCTCACCGGCGACTACGCGACCGAGGCGCGCTGGGAGTCCGTCCCGATCAAGCCGGGCGTGCCGCTGGCCAAGCCGACGCCGCTGTTCAAGAAGCTGGACCCGTCCGTCGTGGACGAGGAACTCGCCAGGCTGGAGAACACGTGA
- a CDS encoding glycosyltransferase family 39 protein, with amino-acid sequence MAQTTSDEAVGRPRSDPAPDAPARAGLGPRLLARLRRTRRVVWLSLLVSASAVLAQWVIMTPPLYFDPYYVWLAARDWPDIPLTQWPFDEVPHQVTRIGLVLPARLVQEVLGPGQAAYFTIAALGGIAFFTGTYLVVRSLFGDVAGVLSALVLLIHPFFTMTNPFGHEITWSTGVMLPDMPGAGLFAIGMAGLVVASRRTGRAQTRMLLAAGVLLGTSFLVREFLAFLFLAIPAYLALLRIPWRRNITVGAPMLAILLLNFAHNQLVWGSPLAGLMSAAEHGGQSRDYVTRELAARSFLRAMHDWNPLGLVFTAALALTIVGWAVTRDRRLALVLVWFLTLAIPLTLCAGVLDPDDIKLRAWLQRYWFAVLPALLAGGFGSLILMFRMLPRQWVSRLRLRTVVVPVLAVALGGTYTVAAVRAVPDLPRDKAWGELRGYLAGHRDITLICADRRLAQTLTFYTRDMWGDPVWRGEIRDFPHYMPVPRDAMEGPMLYTRWRGMESQIGGGWRPDPAQGWTLMWRSSDNVLQLWNPPPRPASP; translated from the coding sequence ATGGCCCAGACCACGTCCGACGAGGCCGTCGGCCGGCCCCGGAGCGACCCCGCGCCGGACGCGCCGGCCCGCGCCGGCCTCGGCCCGCGGCTGCTCGCCCGGCTGCGCCGCACCCGGCGGGTGGTGTGGCTGTCCCTGCTGGTCTCGGCGTCCGCGGTGCTCGCCCAGTGGGTGATCATGACGCCGCCGCTGTACTTCGACCCGTACTACGTGTGGCTCGCCGCCCGCGACTGGCCCGACATCCCGCTCACCCAGTGGCCGTTCGACGAGGTCCCCCACCAGGTCACGCGGATCGGGCTGGTGCTGCCGGCGCGGCTCGTCCAGGAGGTCCTCGGGCCCGGGCAGGCCGCCTACTTCACGATCGCGGCGCTCGGCGGCATCGCGTTCTTCACCGGCACGTACCTGGTCGTCCGGTCCCTGTTCGGGGACGTGGCCGGGGTGCTGTCCGCGCTGGTCCTGCTGATCCACCCGTTCTTCACGATGACGAACCCGTTCGGCCACGAGATCACCTGGTCGACCGGGGTGATGCTGCCGGACATGCCGGGCGCCGGGCTGTTCGCGATCGGGATGGCGGGCCTCGTCGTCGCGAGCCGCCGCACCGGGCGGGCGCAGACCCGGATGCTGCTCGCCGCCGGGGTGCTCCTCGGCACCTCGTTCCTCGTCCGCGAGTTCCTCGCGTTCCTGTTCCTCGCGATCCCCGCCTACCTGGCGCTGCTGCGCATCCCGTGGCGGCGCAACATCACGGTCGGCGCGCCGATGCTCGCGATCCTGCTGCTCAACTTCGCGCACAACCAGCTCGTGTGGGGCAGCCCCCTCGCCGGGCTGATGTCGGCGGCCGAGCACGGCGGCCAGTCCCGCGACTACGTCACCCGCGAGCTCGCCGCCCGCTCGTTCCTGCGCGCGATGCACGACTGGAACCCGCTCGGCCTCGTGTTCACCGCCGCGCTCGCCCTGACGATCGTCGGCTGGGCCGTCACCCGCGACCGGCGCCTCGCGCTCGTCCTGGTGTGGTTCCTGACCCTGGCGATCCCGCTGACGCTCTGCGCCGGCGTGCTCGACCCCGATGACATCAAGCTGCGGGCGTGGCTCCAGCGGTACTGGTTCGCGGTGCTGCCCGCGCTGCTCGCCGGCGGGTTCGGGTCGCTGATCCTGATGTTCCGGATGCTGCCCCGGCAGTGGGTCTCCCGGCTGCGGCTGAGGACGGTCGTGGTGCCGGTCCTCGCGGTCGCGCTGGGCGGGACGTACACGGTCGCCGCCGTCCGCGCCGTCCCCGACCTGCCGCGCGACAAGGCGTGGGGCGAGCTGCGCGGCTACCTCGCCGGCCACCGCGACATCACGCTGATCTGCGCCGACCGGCGGCTCGCGCAGACCCTGACCTTCTACACCCGCGACATGTGGGGCGACCCGGTCTGGCGCGGCGAGATCCGCGACTTCCCGCACTACATGCCGGTCCCGCGCGACGCGATGGAGGGCCCGATGCTCTACACGCGGTGGCGCGGCATGGAGTCGCAGATCGGCGGCGGCTGGCGCCCCGACCCCGCCCAGGGGTGGACGCTGATGTGGCGCTCGTCCGACAACGTCCTGCAACTATGGAATCCGCCGCCCCGGCCCGCCTCCCCGTAA
- a CDS encoding TatD family hydrolase, translated as MTRDGDGQAARSYPPLPERLPVDVFDSHCHLDVVQTPVDEQLKAAKAAGVTRIVTIGCDLPSSRFAVEAAAEFDDVYAAVAMHPNDTTGISDAVLEDIARLAAHPKVRAIGETGLDYYRDWAPKDDQHRSFRGHVEIAKRLGKALVIHDRDAHDDVLAILAEEGAPEKVVFHCFSGDAAMAEVCAERGYVMSFAGNVTFKNAEPLRDALRAAPLDLLLVETDAPFLTPIPHRGKPNASYLIPHTVRAMAEVKGVDVAELCTAIAANGERVFGPW; from the coding sequence GTGACCCGAGACGGGGACGGGCAGGCCGCCCGGTCCTACCCGCCGCTGCCCGAGCGCCTGCCCGTGGACGTCTTCGACAGCCACTGCCACCTCGACGTCGTCCAGACACCGGTGGACGAGCAGCTGAAGGCGGCGAAGGCCGCGGGCGTCACGCGGATCGTCACGATCGGCTGCGACCTGCCGTCGTCCCGGTTCGCGGTGGAGGCCGCCGCCGAGTTCGACGACGTGTACGCGGCGGTCGCGATGCACCCGAACGACACGACGGGGATCTCCGACGCCGTCCTGGAGGACATCGCGCGGCTGGCCGCGCACCCGAAGGTCCGCGCGATCGGCGAGACCGGCCTGGACTACTACCGCGACTGGGCGCCCAAGGACGACCAGCACCGTTCGTTCCGCGGCCACGTCGAGATCGCCAAGCGGCTGGGGAAGGCGCTGGTCATCCACGACCGCGACGCGCACGACGACGTCCTCGCGATCCTGGCGGAGGAGGGCGCGCCGGAGAAGGTGGTGTTCCACTGCTTCTCCGGCGACGCGGCGATGGCGGAGGTCTGCGCCGAGCGCGGCTACGTGATGAGCTTCGCCGGGAACGTCACCTTCAAGAACGCCGAGCCGCTGCGCGACGCGCTGCGCGCCGCCCCGCTGGACCTGCTGCTCGTGGAGACCGACGCGCCGTTCCTCACCCCGATCCCGCACCGGGGGAAGCCGAACGCCTCGTACCTGATCCCGCACACCGTCCGGGCGATGGCCGAGGTCAAGGGCGTGGACGTGGCGGAGCTGTGCACGGCGATCGCCGCGAACGGGGAGCGCGTCTTCGGCCCCTGGTGA
- a CDS encoding glycosyltransferase family 2 protein encodes MELSVVMPCLNEAETVETCVRKTIGFFEDKGIDGEVVIADNGSTDGSQQLARDAGARVVPVIDKGYGNALMGGIRAARGKYVAMGDADDSYDFTTLGPFLDELRDGADLVMGNRFKGGIADGAMPPLHRYLGNPVLSFVGRLFFGSKIGDFHCGLRAFDKDAIMRLGLQTGGMEFASEMVVKATLQGYDIREVPTTLSPDGRTRAPHLNTWRDGWRHLRFLLLYSPRWLFLIPGLVFMTLGLVAGIALSTGPVTVGEIAFDVDTLVGASAALVIGFQAVLFALLTKVYAMQEGFLPHDRRVQKIIDWWSLERGLLIGGLLAVAGLAGLVASLLHWRVNSFGELDPRHSLRIVVPAATALVMSFQAIFASLFVSILGIRRRQHPPLTDAAEEAAGVVDAAAHKAKRAAEKAEKAKAENAERAKTENAEEKVAAGTAEAAKETDGEDGAER; translated from the coding sequence GTGGAACTCTCCGTAGTGATGCCATGTCTGAACGAGGCCGAAACGGTCGAGACCTGCGTCCGCAAGACCATCGGCTTCTTCGAGGACAAGGGCATCGACGGCGAGGTGGTCATCGCCGACAACGGCAGCACGGACGGCAGCCAGCAGCTCGCCAGGGACGCCGGCGCCCGCGTCGTGCCGGTGATCGACAAGGGCTACGGCAACGCCCTCATGGGCGGGATCCGGGCCGCGCGCGGCAAGTACGTCGCGATGGGCGACGCCGACGACTCCTACGACTTCACCACCCTCGGCCCGTTCCTGGACGAGCTGCGCGACGGCGCCGACCTCGTCATGGGCAACCGGTTCAAGGGCGGCATCGCCGACGGCGCCATGCCGCCGCTGCACCGCTACCTCGGCAACCCGGTGCTGAGCTTCGTCGGGCGGCTGTTCTTCGGCAGCAAGATCGGCGACTTCCACTGCGGGCTGCGGGCCTTCGACAAGGACGCCATCATGCGGCTCGGCCTGCAGACCGGCGGCATGGAGTTCGCCAGTGAGATGGTCGTCAAGGCGACCCTGCAGGGCTACGACATCCGCGAGGTGCCGACCACCCTGTCGCCCGACGGCCGCACCCGCGCCCCGCACCTCAACACCTGGCGTGACGGATGGCGCCATCTGCGCTTCCTCCTCCTCTACAGCCCCCGCTGGTTGTTCCTCATCCCCGGATTGGTCTTCATGACTCTCGGCCTCGTCGCCGGGATCGCGCTGTCGACCGGCCCGGTGACCGTCGGGGAGATCGCCTTCGACGTCGACACGCTGGTCGGCGCGTCCGCCGCGCTGGTGATCGGCTTCCAGGCGGTGCTGTTCGCGCTGCTCACGAAGGTCTACGCGATGCAGGAGGGGTTCCTCCCGCACGACCGCCGGGTGCAGAAGATCATCGACTGGTGGAGCCTGGAGCGCGGCCTGCTGATCGGCGGGCTGCTCGCGGTCGCCGGCCTCGCCGGCCTCGTCGCGTCGCTGCTGCACTGGCGCGTCAACAGCTTCGGCGAACTCGACCCGCGGCACTCGCTGCGCATCGTCGTGCCCGCCGCGACCGCGCTGGTGATGAGCTTCCAGGCCATCTTCGCCTCGCTGTTCGTCAGCATCCTCGGCATCCGCCGCCGCCAGCACCCGCCGCTCACCGACGCGGCCGAGGAGGCCGCGGGCGTCGTGGACGCCGCCGCGCACAAGGCCAAGCGCGCCGCCGAGAAGGCGGAGAAGGCCAAGGCCGAGAACGCCGAGCGGGCGAAGACCGAGAACGCGGAGGAGAAGGTCGCCGCGGGCACGGCGGAGGCCGCGAAGGAGACCGACGGCGAGGACGGCGCCGAGCGCTGA
- a CDS encoding MFS transporter, whose translation MRGYVVFLRRPYAARLLGGTLLGRLPNGMGMLAVVLHVRADDGGYPLAGTLAALFGLATAAGQPVLGRVMDRYGQPPVLLPAACAAAAGFALLALVGAHPLPVAVAAVVLAGFATPPLEAGLRALWPDVLDGQEQVDAAYALDAAAQEILFTVGPLLVVAAAALNTEAALLLTGALGVAGTLVVALSGPSRRWRSAPRAADWAGPLRSPGLRVLLLSLGCAGIALGVYAVAVVAYAEEQGSDLASGLLLACMAGGALAGGIGYGARPWPGEPHRRLRWLLAALAAGYVPLVLAPSLPVMSVLAFVSGVSLAPVLACSFALVDRLAPAGTVTEAFAWVVAAIGAGGSLGSFVAGVGQDAAGVPGAFAGAGVGGALALALFLLGGRTLRSGHRAAVTA comes from the coding sequence ATGCGCGGCTATGTCGTCTTCCTGCGGAGGCCGTACGCGGCGCGGCTGCTCGGCGGCACCCTGCTCGGCCGGCTGCCCAACGGGATGGGCATGCTCGCGGTCGTGCTGCACGTCCGGGCGGACGACGGCGGCTACCCGCTCGCCGGGACGCTCGCCGCGCTGTTCGGCCTCGCGACCGCCGCCGGCCAGCCCGTGCTCGGCCGCGTCATGGACCGCTACGGCCAGCCGCCCGTCCTGCTCCCCGCCGCCTGCGCCGCCGCCGCCGGATTCGCGCTCCTCGCTCTCGTCGGCGCCCACCCGCTGCCGGTGGCCGTCGCCGCCGTCGTCCTCGCCGGGTTCGCCACCCCGCCGCTGGAGGCCGGGCTGCGCGCCCTCTGGCCGGACGTCCTGGACGGCCAGGAGCAGGTCGACGCCGCCTACGCGCTCGACGCCGCCGCCCAGGAGATCCTCTTCACCGTCGGGCCGCTCCTCGTCGTCGCGGCGGCGGCGCTCAACACCGAGGCCGCGCTGCTGCTCACCGGCGCGCTCGGCGTCGCCGGGACGCTCGTCGTCGCGCTGTCCGGGCCGTCCCGCCGGTGGCGGAGCGCGCCGCGCGCCGCCGACTGGGCCGGGCCGCTGCGCTCCCCGGGCCTGCGGGTGCTGCTGCTGTCGCTCGGCTGCGCCGGGATCGCGCTCGGCGTCTACGCCGTCGCCGTCGTCGCCTACGCCGAGGAGCAGGGCAGCGACCTCGCCTCCGGGCTGCTGCTGGCGTGCATGGCGGGCGGCGCCCTCGCCGGCGGGATCGGCTACGGCGCCCGGCCGTGGCCGGGCGAGCCGCACCGCCGGCTGCGCTGGCTGCTCGCCGCGCTCGCCGCCGGGTACGTCCCGCTCGTCCTCGCGCCGTCCCTGCCGGTCATGTCGGTGCTGGCGTTCGTGTCCGGCGTCTCCCTCGCCCCCGTGCTGGCGTGCAGCTTCGCGCTCGTCGACCGGCTCGCCCCGGCCGGGACCGTCACCGAGGCGTTCGCGTGGGTCGTCGCCGCGATCGGCGCGGGCGGGTCGCTCGGCTCGTTCGTCGCCGGCGTCGGGCAGGACGCGGCGGGCGTCCCGGGCGCCTTCGCGGGCGCCGGCGTGGGCGGCGCGCTCGCGCTGGCCCTCTTCCTGCTCGGCGGCCGGACGCTCCGCTCCGGCCATCGCGCGGCCGTCACCGCCTAG